In the genome of Oncorhynchus mykiss isolate Arlee chromosome 18, USDA_OmykA_1.1, whole genome shotgun sequence, one region contains:
- the LOC110500299 gene encoding angiotensin-converting enzyme 2 — protein sequence MSMTRLLLVGLIAVACVAAQSDLERRAQEFLDQFDGNATHLMYQYSLASWAYNTDISQENLDKLGVQSTIWGEYYSTVSKESEKFPIDQISDPLIRLQLISLQDKGSGALSADKAAHLNKVMNEMSSIYSTGTVCKREDPLDCQTLEPGLESVMANMDSDYYERLHVWEGWRVEVGKKMRPLYEDYVDLKNEAAKLNDYEDYGDYWRSNYETIDDSPYNYARGQLMTDVRRIYKEILPLYKELHAYVRSKLQAKHPEHIHPEGGLPAHLLGDMWGRFWTGLYPISTPFPEKTDIDVTEAMIAQKWPKDRLFQEAEKFFMSVGLYKMFDNFWKDSMLEKPTDGRKVVCHPTAWDMGNREDFRIKMCTEVNMDHFLTAHHEMGHNQYQMAYRNLSYLLRDGANEGFHEAVGEIMSLSAATPKHLKALGLLPGDFVEDKETEINFLMKQALTIVATLPFTYMLEEWRWQVFLGTIPKDQWMQRWWEMKRDMVGVVEPLPRDETYCDPPALFHVSGDYSFIRYFTRTVYQFQFQKALCEAAGHSGPLFKCDITNSTAAGDKLRTMLEFGRSKSWTRALETISGNAKMDSAPLLDYFKDLHVWLIEENRKNNRKSGWRAAEDPFSANAYKVRLSLKAAMGDKAYMWNANEMYLFKANMAYAMRQYYLEVNKTAALFTTENIHTYKETARISFYFVVTDPANSAVVIPKAEVEAAIRMSRGRINDAFKLDDKTLEFEGLLATLAPPVEQPVTVWLVVFGVVMGLVVCMGCYLIISGFRDRKKKSAAKAEENAENPYGVTNKTFEREEDEQTGF from the exons ATGTCTATGACCAGGCTTCTTCTAGTGGGGCTGATTGCTGTGGCCTGTGTGGCAGCACAGTCAGACTTAGAGAGAAGGGCACAGGAGTTTCTGGACCAGTTTGATGGGAACGCTACTCATCTCATGTATCAGTATTCCCTGGCATCATGGGCGTACAACACAGATATTTCCCAGGAGAATTTAGACAAACTG GGTGTACAGAGCACAATCTGGGGAGAATACTACAGCACAGTATCCAAGGAGTCGGAGAAGTTTCCAATCGATCAGATCAGTGATCCATTGATCAGACTCCAGCTGATTTCCCTCCAGGACAAGGGCTCTGGGGCCTTGTCCGCAGACAAAGCGGCACAT CTGAACAAAGTGATGAATGAGATGAGCTCCATCTACAGTACAGGCACGGTGTGCAAGAGAGAAGACCCCTTAGACTGTCAAACCTTGGAACCAG GGCTGGAGAGTGTAATGGCCAACATGGACAGTGACTACTATGAGCGTCTGCATGTATGGGAGGGCTGGAGAGTGGAGGTAGGGAAGAAGATGAGGCCTCTGTATGAAGACTATGTGGACCTTAAGAACGAAGCTGCCAAACTCAATG ATTATGAGGACTACGGAGATTATTGGCGGTCCAACTATGAAACTATCGATGACAGCCCATACAACTACGCCAGGGGCCAACTGATGACCGATGTGAGGCGCATTTACAAAGAG ATCCTCCCCCTCTACAAAGAGCTGCATGCCTATGTGAGGTCTAAGCTGCAGGCCAAACACCCTGAACACATCCACCCAGAGGGGGGCCTACCCGCACATCTACTGG GTGACATGTGGGGAAGGTTTTGGACAGGTCTTTACCCCATCTCAACCCCTTTTCCAGAGAAAACCGACATTGATGTGACGGAAGCTATGATCGCACAG AAATGGCCTAAGGACAGACTGTTCCAAGAAGCAGAGAAGTTTTTCATGTCGGTGGGTCTATACAAGATGTTCGACAACTTCTGGAAGGACTCTATGCTGGAGAAACCTACTGATGGCAGGAAGGTAGTGTGCCACCCTACAGCCTGGGACATGGGGAACAGAGAGGACTTCAG GATCAAGATGTGTACGGAGGTGAACATGGACCACTTCCTGACAGCGCACCATGAGATGGGACACAACCAGTACCAGATGGCCTACAGGAACCTGTCCTACCTGCTGAGAGACGGGGCTAACGAGGGCTTCCACGAGGCCGTGGGGGAGATCATGTCCCTGTCCGCTGCCACCCCCAAACACCTGAAGGCCCTGGGACTCCTACCAGGCGACTTCGTAGAGGATAAAG AGACTGAGATCAACTTCCTGATGAAGCAGGCCCTGACCATCGTGGCCACCCTGCCTTTCACCTACATgctggaggagtggaggtggcAGGTCTTCCTGGGGACCATCCCCAAGGACCAGTGGATGCAGCGCTGGTGGGAGATGAA GAGGGATATGGTCGGTGTAGTGGAGCCCTTACCCAGAGATGAGACATACTGTGACCCGCCTGCTCTGTTCCACGTGTCCGGAGACTACTCCTTCATCAG ATACTTCACCAGGACTGTCTATCAGTTCCAGTTCCAGAAGGCTCTCTGTGAGGCAGCTGGCCACTCTGGACCCTTATTCAAGTGTGACATCACCAACTCTACAGCAGCCGGGGACAAGCTCAG GACGATGCTGGAGTTCGGGAGGTCAAAGTCGTGGACCAGAGCCCTGGAGACGATTTCAGGAAATGCCAAGATGGACTCCGCCCCTCTCCTGGACTACTTCAAGGACCTCCACGTTTGGCTCATAGAAGAAAACAGGAAGAACAACAGGAAGTCAGGATGGAGAGCAGCTGAGGACCCAT TCTCAGCGAATGCCTACAAAGTGAGGTTGAGTCTGAAAGCAGCTATGGGTGACAAGGCA TACATGTGGAACGCCAACGAGATGTACCTGTTCAAAGCCAACATGGCCTACGCCATGAGACAGTATTACCTTGAGGTCAACAAGACGGCAGCTCTTTTCAC GACAGAGAACATCCACACCTACAAGGAGACAGCCAGAATCTCTTTCTACTTTGTGGTGACTGACCCTGCCAACTCTGCCGTGGTCATTCCCAAAGCTGAGGTAGAGGCTGCTATCAG GATGTCCAGAGGTCGAATCAATGACGCATTCAAACTGGACGATAAAACTCTGGAGTTCGAGGGTCTCCTAGCAACGCTGGCCCCGCCCGTGGAGCAGCCGGTCACCGTCTGGctggtggtgtttggggtggtcaTGGGACTGGTGGTCTGCATGGGCTGTTACCTCATCATCTCTGGCTTCAGAGACAGGAAGAA